TCAGGAAAGTTTTTTAGTTCTTCTCTGACCAAAATAGAGAGTAATTCTTCCATAGCAATTTTTGAGACTCTGACATTCCCGTAAGAATCCCTAGCAAGCAGCAGTTGTGATCGGATATCCTCTGGTAAGGTAAAGAAAGTTTTCTTGGAAGGATGGGAAAGATGGTTAATGATGGCTTCAGGATAGATATGGCCTTGAGCTATGAGAGAGTTTATTTCTGTGAGTAAGCTCTTTGTGTCTTTTAGATGTTGAATAAGCCCTTCAGGAATAAGGATTATAGAATAATTTTTATTTTCTAAGGAACGCTTCCACAACGTTTCCGCTATTTTGAAGCTGATTTCTTTTAGCGTTAACCCTTTTTCTGCCAGAGACTCACTGATCAGAGAAATATTAGGAAGAGTCCTCAGAGAGCATTCTAGAGTGGTATAAGAAGCTGTTTGACCCATTAAGCGGATAAAGTGATGATATTTTCTTATGGACAGCGTATCCTTAGCCAAATTGCCAATCATTTCTGAGTATGTTGAGCATGAGGTGTGAAAGCCAAGAGAAGTTTCTATCCAACGGTTTTTTAAATCTCCGTCAATAGTTTTTGGCACACCGATAACGACAGTCTTGCAGTTATGGGAAAGAAAGTATTCAGCTAGCATGGCGGTATCAGTATTAGAATTATCTCCGCCAATAATCAAGAGTCCGTCGAGTTTTAATTTTTTTACTGTTTTAAGTATTGAAGATTTTTGGCTTTCGGTATGAATTTTTTCTCTACTAGAAGAGAGCATATCGAAGCCGCCGGTGTTATAGTAATTGTATATGGTAGCGATATCTAGTTCCTTGTATATACCTTGGATAAGGCCTAAAGGTCCTTTAATAAAGCCGAAGACTTTAGTTTTTTTATTAAAAACTTTAAGAGCCTCGAATAAACCAATAACTACATTATGACCTCCTGGGGCTTGTCCCCCAGAAAGGAGGACTCCGATTCGTAGGGGTTCTGAAGGCGTGTTTTCTCCTTTGACCAAGGTGACGGTAGGAATAGAGCTCAGGAAGGGCAAAACTTTCTTCAGTTGTTCTGTGGTTTCAGGAGATATGTGAGAAGGATTTATTGTTGGAAGGATATGAAAAGAACGAATGGTATCAAGAAAAGTTAGAGCTTCGGGTCGATAGCGCAGTCTTTGTAATTCAAAGTAGCTCTTATTTAGAGAGAGTAATTCCATTATAAAAATAAACGTAGGTTATGAGTTTCGAGGGGTAGATTTTTCTATAGTAGAGCTTAAATTATACTCCAGCCAGTCCGTTATATCTGAAAGAATCGTTTCATAGTAAGGGCTTTCAGTAAAGTGATGCTCTGTATTGGGATATATTATGCGCTTTGTCTTGTTCCCTTTATTAGTGAAAAAATTAACAAAAAGATCTCCATGTGTAGAAGAGATTAAAGGGTCGTTCTCTGACTGTAAGTATAAGAAAGGAATAGTTGGAGAGACATTGATAGCATCAGAAAGAGCATCGAAGAGAAGAAATTCTTTTTGAAAGTCTGTGGAGAGTGGGTATCCTTCATAAATAAAAGACTTTGGAGAGCCCTTTGTTGAAAGTTTTTGAAAGATGGGCAAATGGAGAGAGTCTTGTAACCATACAGATCCTTTCATAACAGAAGCCCAAAGGACTATGCCTTTCAAAAAAGGATATTCCTTAGCTATAGAAATGATTAAAGACCCTCCTAAAGAAGATCCATAGACAGCTATTTGGGAGGAGTTGATATTTTCTAGGGACAGAGCAAAGGCCATAATATCCCTGCATGCATTTTGAAAATCTTGAAGGGAAAAGTCTGGTAGAGAGCCCTCGCTATCTCCGGATCCGGGTAAGTCTACGCGCAAACAAGCGCACCCTTGTTTTGTAAGTTTAGAGCTCAGGTGAACTAAGTAGCGTTTTCGACCGCATTTATGAGAGGCTAGGCCATGAAAGATGATAACGAGAGGAGGGTTATGTGTGCGTAAAGGCTTGTGTAGTACGCCTAATAGGGTAGTATTTTTGATAGAGTTTATAGAAACAGGGGTTCTTGTCTCATGCTTTGTTGTCACATACTCTTCTGTTGTAGAAAGACTCATAAATTATATCTTCAGCCTACTTCTAAACGTCTTTTAATTCGCCTGTAATGTAGTTTTTAACAAATAATTAGTCGAGGTTTTTAATCTGGAATTTCAATACATCGATGATTCGCAGTAAGTTTTTTTACAGCATAACTATCATCTAATTTATTGATTAACAAAGTAAAGGGGCAAAAAGTGTCGGAAGATGTTTCCGGAGGGTATTGTATTTGTATAGGGCCGGGAAATCTGTAAGAATCCTCTAAGCTCCATATTTTTCGGTAGAGTTGAAGTTTTAGGAAAGCTGGAGAGGAAATATCTACTAGATGCTTTTTGATCATAGGGATAGTTTCTCCGCTAGCATTTTGCAGGAAGGTGAGCATGCTAGAAATGGGAACGCCGCGAAAATTTCTTTGTTCAGGAGGCTGTGTAAGGTTGTCGATGCAAGACAAGTAGCCATTATTTTTATTTTTAACTAGAACAGAGGCTCCTATACCTAAGGAATATCCATAATCATTATCGAATGCTGAGGGTAGGCAGCAACGACCTTCATATCCTAAGAAATGAGAAACTGCATTGAAAGGAACATTAGTGAAGTTTTCCCGTAATTCCTTTTCCACTAAGTAAATCAAAAATGAATCGACGCTGATTTTAGAAACATATACATTGCCATGAGCGTCTCTATCGTGAAGTAGCTGATCTTGAACCTTTTTAGGGAAGCTTTGGAGTAATCTTTGGGATTTAGCTGAGAGTTTTTTTTCGATGTTCGTAGAATGCGGGTGGCTATTGATTTCTTCTACAAGAAGCTTTATCTCGGGAATAAATTCTATAATGCCTTCAGGAATTAAGATGATACCATAATATTTCCCTATAGAAGCCCTTTCTGCTATTACCGTACAGATTTCAGAAACAATAGCTTTTAAAGAAAGATTCTTGGCAGCGATTTCTTCTCCTATCAGTACCATGTTAGGGTGTGTTTGAAGAGCACACTCTAAGGCGATATGGGAAGCAGATCTTCCCATTAGTTTAATAAAGTGATAATGGGCCTGACAGGAAAGAGCATCTCTGGAAATATTTCCGATAAGGTTAGAATAGAACTTTGTAGCAGAATCAAATCCGAAAGGCAGTTCTAGGAATTTACCATAAAGATCTCCGTCAATAGTTTTTGGCACACCCACGACTGTAGTCTTTGCTCCATTGGAAGCGAAGTAGTTGGCCAGTATTGCGGTAGCGGTATTGGATCCATCTCCGCCAACAATTACTAAGCCATCAAGATTTAGATCTTTCGCGGTTTGGAGGCATTTTTGTTTGTTTTCTTCTGTTACGATAGACTTTCTGCCAGTGCTGATGATATTGAATCCGCCAGAATTGCGGTAGGAGTGGAGAAACTCTGATGAAATGACTATGTATTCCTGGTCGATGATACCCTGGCCGCCCTCTATGAAGCCTAGAAGAACAGAATCTGGATGAATTTTTTTTAAGCCATCGAATAGTCCTGTAAGGACATTATGTCCTCCGGGAGCAGGTCCTCCGGAAAGCATAATACCCACACGCAGAGGCGAGGATGGTTCCTTAGAATCTTGTCTGATAACTTTCACATAATCTCCTCCGGAGATGTATGGAAAAGATTGAAGAATTTTTTGTTTTATGTCATTTGTTTGCTCATGAGTTTCGGTAGAGCATCTTTTACAAGGCGGCAAGGGAGTAGTGACTAGAAGTTCTGGATTGCGTAGTTCCTTGGGGAGTGTTGGAAGGAAACTGACTAAACTTTCTTCAGGAGTTATGTAGGACATGAGCACTCTTGTAAGCTTTTTACACAAAAATAATCAAATTTTTTGTTTCGTTACAATGAGAATTGCTGAGCTTTGTTACAGAAAACAGTGGTTTGTTCGGATACATTCGTTGTTTGTTGTGTAGGAGAATTATTAGGTAGCGGAAAATGGAGCACATCTTTTCTTTTGGGCCGTTCCTTTCTTCTTTGGAAGACTGTGTTGCTTTAACAGAGGTTGGCAAAAGGATTTCTGTTAATTTGCTTCTGAGCTCAGAACTTGTAGGCACAGAAAAGCAACAATTTGTTCAAAAAGTTCGTCGCATAGGTTCTGCATTACAGTCTTCGGCCGCAGGAATGGCTGTATTGGTTTTGGGGGGGAGTGTTAATCTTCACTCGAATTTAAGGGAAAGTTTTTGCGAGTTTTCCTTAGATCGGGAGAAACGGCCGCTTTATTTCCATTTATCGAGGCTCCAGTTTTTCCGTTTAGGAAAAGACGTTTCTTTTATTTTAAAAATCTTGCAAAGGTTTTTTCCTAAAGAAAAGATAGTTAGCGTGGCTTTCTTTATAGCTCCTAGTCTCAAGGAAGCAACGATGCTAAGTTATTTTGACTTTTTAGGAAGGAACAGTCCGCTATCCTTTCAGATAGCAGCCTCTTATTATGTTGAAAACCTACGTTGCTGGAAGGAATTTTCTTCGAACATCGTATCTAAGATGGATGGAGAGATCTTTGGCAAGATTCTCGTAGGCATCAGTACTGCGATTTTCAAAAGACCCCTACATGTTCTTTTTATACGACTGAAAGAAAATGCTGCGTGGATCTCTTTTCGAGAAGAGGAAGGTAACACACGTTGTGTGAATTTACTAGATCAATCGGCTTCATCGAAGTGGAGCAAAGAAGAGATTTTCGTTCTTAAGCAGCTTTTAAATCAGATTTTTTATTTTATGATGGAATATTCAGGAGCTTTAGAAGTAGTTTCAAAAAAGAATCTACAGAATCCTTTAGTGTCTCTTCTTAAAAAGTTGTATGCAGTGATGACAGGAAAAAAGTTTGGTAAAAAAGTGGTTATTACTTTTCTACCGAACTTTTTGTAGAAGGAATCTTATATTATTCCTAGGACATGCCACCAGAGCATTCCTAATCCTATCCAGATGGCAATATTCACAAGGCTTAGGATAAATCCAGATACCCACCATTCTTTGATGGAAACTAGACCTGATCCATAAAATAGTGGGGCAGGTCCTGATCCATAGTGAGTTAAGCCGCCGAATAGGTTGCTGGAAAAGCTAAAAGCTAGGACGGAAAATACGGGGTCTACTCCCATAGACACCGCTACAGCCAAGAAGACAGGATACATAGCACCGATGTGAGCAGTGTTGCTAGCAAAGAGGTAATGGGAGTAGAAATATGCTATGAAAAGGAGAGGAAAACCTATTTGCCAAGATAATCCAGAGGTTGCTTTCGCTATAGAGTCTCCTAGGATAGGAATAAATCCTAATTGATTCAAGTATGAAGCCATCATGATCAGTGCTCCGAACCATATGAAAGTCTCCCAGGCTGTAGTATTTCCTATGACATCTTTCTGCCAGTCAAGGATGTTAAATATGATGAGCAGAGATAGACCGATCAACGCTGCCGTTGTAGCTGATATCCCTAGGAAGTCTCCAAAAGTCCACAATGTCACTAGAAGGAAAAATATAGATAAGATAATTTTTTCGCCTTTGCGTAGAGGTCCCATTTCTTTAAGTCGTAGTTGAGCTGTTCGTATAGCTTCTTCGCAAGAGGTTATAGTGGGGGGATAAAGTTTTAGGAGAGCCAAAGGCATGACAATTAGGCTCAGTATTCCAGGAAGGAAAGCAGCTTTAGCCCATAGTGACCATGATAGAGAAATGCCTATGTTTTGAGACAATGCTGCTAGCAGAGGATTGCCTGCCATAGCGGTCAAAAACATGGCGCTGGTGATTACCGAACTTTGGTAAGCCACTTTAACTAAGTAAG
This is a stretch of genomic DNA from Chlamydiifrater phoenicopteri. It encodes these proteins:
- a CDS encoding diphosphate--fructose-6-phosphate 1-phosphotransferase — protein: MELLSLNKSYFELQRLRYRPEALTFLDTIRSFHILPTINPSHISPETTEQLKKVLPFLSSIPTVTLVKGENTPSEPLRIGVLLSGGQAPGGHNVVIGLFEALKVFNKKTKVFGFIKGPLGLIQGIYKELDIATIYNYYNTGGFDMLSSSREKIHTESQKSSILKTVKKLKLDGLLIIGGDNSNTDTAMLAEYFLSHNCKTVVIGVPKTIDGDLKNRWIETSLGFHTSCSTYSEMIGNLAKDTLSIRKYHHFIRLMGQTASYTTLECSLRTLPNISLISESLAEKGLTLKEISFKIAETLWKRSLENKNYSIILIPEGLIQHLKDTKSLLTEINSLIAQGHIYPEAIINHLSHPSKKTFFTLPEDIRSQLLLARDSYGNVRVSKIAMEELLSILVREELKNFPDSVPFQAVTHFFGYESRAGFPSNFDANYAVTLGIFSALFLVRGHTGYMVTVKGLAREYSKWEGGGVPLFSMMHMEERSNENVAVIKTDSVSTSSAAYLELSKTEDIRTTKDCYAFPGPLQFFGSEELCDQRPLTLLADQQC
- a CDS encoding alpha/beta hydrolase family protein, encoding MSLSTTEEYVTTKHETRTPVSINSIKNTTLLGVLHKPLRTHNPPLVIIFHGLASHKCGRKRYLVHLSSKLTKQGCACLRVDLPGSGDSEGSLPDFSLQDFQNACRDIMAFALSLENINSSQIAVYGSSLGGSLIISIAKEYPFLKGIVLWASVMKGSVWLQDSLHLPIFQKLSTKGSPKSFIYEGYPLSTDFQKEFLLFDALSDAINVSPTIPFLYLQSENDPLISSTHGDLFVNFFTNKGNKTKRIIYPNTEHHFTESPYYETILSDITDWLEYNLSSTIEKSTPRNS
- a CDS encoding diphosphate--fructose-6-phosphate 1-phosphotransferase encodes the protein MSYITPEESLVSFLPTLPKELRNPELLVTTPLPPCKRCSTETHEQTNDIKQKILQSFPYISGGDYVKVIRQDSKEPSSPLRVGIMLSGGPAPGGHNVLTGLFDGLKKIHPDSVLLGFIEGGQGIIDQEYIVISSEFLHSYRNSGGFNIISTGRKSIVTEENKQKCLQTAKDLNLDGLVIVGGDGSNTATAILANYFASNGAKTTVVGVPKTIDGDLYGKFLELPFGFDSATKFYSNLIGNISRDALSCQAHYHFIKLMGRSASHIALECALQTHPNMVLIGEEIAAKNLSLKAIVSEICTVIAERASIGKYYGIILIPEGIIEFIPEIKLLVEEINSHPHSTNIEKKLSAKSQRLLQSFPKKVQDQLLHDRDAHGNVYVSKISVDSFLIYLVEKELRENFTNVPFNAVSHFLGYEGRCCLPSAFDNDYGYSLGIGASVLVKNKNNGYLSCIDNLTQPPEQRNFRGVPISSMLTFLQNASGETIPMIKKHLVDISSPAFLKLQLYRKIWSLEDSYRFPGPIQIQYPPETSSDTFCPFTLLINKLDDSYAVKKLTANHRCIEIPD
- a CDS encoding anion permease — protein: MNKQRRIFSLLFLTGLFVALWFSPKPAAIEQNAWQLFAVFATTITGIILQPVPMGAVAIISISLLLLTKTLSVEQGLSGFHNQVAWLVFLSFSIAKGIIKTGLGERVAYFFVSILGKSPLGLAYGLTITDFLLAPAIPSVTARSGGIIYPVVMGLTNSFGSSAEKGTENLIGSYLVKVAYQSSVITSAMFLTAMAGNPLLAALSQNIGISLSWSLWAKAAFLPGILSLIVMPLALLKLYPPTITSCEEAIRTAQLRLKEMGPLRKGEKIILSIFFLLVTLWTFGDFLGISATTAALIGLSLLIIFNILDWQKDVIGNTTAWETFIWFGALIMMASYLNQLGFIPILGDSIAKATSGLSWQIGFPLLFIAYFYSHYLFASNTAHIGAMYPVFLAVAVSMGVDPVFSVLAFSFSSNLFGGLTHYGSGPAPLFYGSGLVSIKEWWVSGFILSLVNIAIWIGLGMLWWHVLGII